The Antechinus flavipes isolate AdamAnt ecotype Samford, QLD, Australia chromosome 4, AdamAnt_v2, whole genome shotgun sequence genomic interval ttatttttaataactttttattgatagaacccatgcccgggtaattttttacagcattatcccttgcattcacttctgttccgatttttcccctccctccctccacctcctcccccagatggcaagcagtcctttacatgttgaataggttacagtatatcctagatacaatatatgtgtgcagaaccgagcagttttcttgttgcacagggaaaattgaattcagaaggtataaataacccaggaagaaaaacaaaaatgcaagcagtttatattcatttcccagtgttctttttttgggtgtagctgcttctgtccatccttgatcaattgaaactgaattagctctctttatcgaagagatccacttccatcagaatatatcctcaaacagtatcattgttgaggtatataatgatctcctggttctgctcatttcacttagcatcaattcatgtaagtctccccagtcctctctgtattcatcctgtgaGTCATTTCTTTAGGGctttttttaaactcagttttCCCAAACCCAGTTTTTCAGGGATGTAGGAACATAAACGGCCTATCATTCAGGGTCTAAcagttttggtttgtttgttctAAAGATACTAATGTATCTCTTGGGGTGGGTTTTAATTTGaattacaggatcatagatttagatctggaggAAGTCTTCAGAGGTCATCAAATCCaactcctttcattttacagataagaaaattgaagttaAGGAAAGTTAAGGGACCTTCCTAAGGATACACAGATGTATTGAATGCTTTACATAAAATCATTAGAgctggtttttaaaaatgtattaaaaaggaagggggaaatacaggaaaatgtttttcttgcTTGATATCTTAGGGGCCAATATGAAATCAGCTAGTTTCTCTCATGAGAATCAGCATAGCTAAATGGATAGAATGATGAACTTAGGGTTATAAACATTTATGtttaaattctttctatgacattgtttgacttttaaaatccttcatgaTCTGGTGTCAACCTGCCTTTCTAGGTTTATTGCATATTACTCTCCTTCACACACTTTACATTCCAAATTGACCAAATTCTATTCTTCTAGACAATAGTTTATCTTTTGTAGATCTTCCAGGCTTTGAATACATACTGTTGGCACCTCTGCTTCCTAGAATCCCCACCTTCTTTAAATTTAGCCCAAGTGCAGCTTCCAAGATCCATCTCCTTCTATCCCCCCTTGCTAGCATCTCATCCTTAGATTATTTTGTGTCCACTTTCTGATCTTGTGTTTTCCAACAGATAATAGACTGTCTGAAATCAAGGGCTGTTTTCTTGATATCCTCGGTGCctattgttttgtcctttgttcttgatgaggaccatgacattagggaggtgaaaccatggcatgcaagtgaattggatttaagtgagggagggctgtgcaaggtcacctccctcacttttccctccagagctatctgcatccactggccagatatagatcaggagatAGCCCTGGATAAAATGGAGAcattggcttttttaagctaaagcCTTCAAAAGGTCTCCCCTTTGATTGAGGCTGCATctgttcagtgattaaggctggatagcacaatgcctagcagaGAGTAGGTACTtgatgtttgctgaatgaatgcaTACTGTCTTTCTGACTATAGACAAGTCACCTCCATGAGtcaatttcttgatctgtaaaatggggataatgcatGTGGCATCCACTTCAGAGTTATGAAACTCAAGGGATAAAGTGAAATACTTTGCACACTTTAAAGCCCTAACTAAATATAAATGCCAATTATCAGCAGTTTGAAGAGAATCATTTTAAGGCTGAGAGTATAGACCCAAGGTATCATATCATAtaggtcagtggttctcaaacttttgttctcagtatcttcattttgttaaaaaaaaaaacaaaaaactatcgaggatctgttcaaagagtttttattcacatgggttatatttatagctatttactatattagaaatgaaaaatgattttgaatttgtagaccctctgaaaggatttcagagacctcaacaattctttggactacactttgaggaccactgatacAGGTGTTCTCTGCATAGTCTTGCTGTTttattaatagttaatatttgGGTTTGTCCTTATCTAGTTGTTTTTGATTGAATATTCTGCTGAAGTAAGATATATCTGCTAGGAAAGGTTTgaagggaattcagagaaaaCATGAGTGGTGACAGTAGTTAATAGTGTGAAATAGTTTCATTAACGCTATCCTTTTATTCTTGTAAAACTGGCCAGTTGCAATCTGGACTCGTGTACTAGAGAATACAACTAGGCATTAGTTTGGTTCAGTGGACAAGGCACTGGCCACCTTACTTTTCCTTATAAAAAACACACATATGATAACAGCAATAAGAGTTGGAATATTCCCAAGAATGGCTTTATGATCTCTGGAATGGACAGAATAGGCTCATTCTTATGTCCCAACATCAGCTAAACCAGAAAATAGATTTAGGGgtaaagggaccttggagataaCATCTAAAGAGattccctgttttctcattcaagAGATACATTTCTATGTAAATTCCAACTTTGGCTAATCtagaataataaatttatagCTGAAAGGAATCTAAGAGGTCAGGTTCCCCATTactttttcccattagattgtaaacttcttgtgAGCAGTAGAGGAGTTCCTCTCCCTAATCTTCGGAACTCAGCATATTAGCAAATTGGGATGCAGATAACTGAGAATTTCTCATTCGTCTATGGGCTCCTTTGGAGTAGGAATTGGTTTTTGTAGTTCTTTGTATACCTtactcttagcatagtgcctgatacaaAGTCACAAATGCTCGTGGTGACCATTACAGTTTTGATAGCTGAAGCTCTTAAGAGGTTGTCAGATTAGTATTAAATAAGAACCCAGAACTTTGGGACATCAAACGCAGATATAACCCTCCACAAGGCTGCAGCACACCATGCCCCACATCCTCAAGCGCCCCAGGAATATCCAACAGGAAATAGATGAGTGGGATAAGCATTTCGAGTCACGTGTGAGGTGTCCACCAATCAGAACAGGGCCGCGTCTCTGCTTTCCCGGCTTCAAGGCCAGAGCTGGAGGGGAAAGTGGTTTTGTATTCAGTCTGGGACTTTAGGTGAGGACCTGTGCCCACCCCAACTCCTGCCTCTCAGCTTCCCCCAGATAGGCATCATGAAGCTGCCCACTGCCCTTCCCTCTCCCGTAGATGCCTCGCAGGAAGAAGAGCAACAGCCCGTCTCGCAAAGCCCAACTGTCATTCCTGGAAAGGCCCCTGGAGGGTCCCAAGCTCGGTGGAGGCTCCCCGAGGCCCTGCCCTGCGCCTTCGCGGATTGTGCCTCGGCGGCCAATAAACCCTGAGGCCCGCCTAGCCTGGGTTTCCCCCCAGTTTAAGAAGCCCCCGGGCAGCTGGCTGCCCGTAGGCCGCAAGCCACAGCCGCCCTCGCGCCGCAGCCTGCCCTTCCAGGTCGGAGGCTCAtctcggcggcggcggcggcgttGGCGGCGGTTCCATTGGCTTCCGCCCTTGCCTTTAAAGAGCCTCCACCACGGGCCGGGTACAAACCCGGGCTCCGAGACTTCCTTCCGGGAGGCCTCAACCCGGCAAAACGCTCCCCGCTTGGATGGGGCCGAGGAGGCTGGAAGGCCGCCGACTCTGCCACCCAACCCCAGGAGCTGTGACCCTCTGCAGCCTGACCCCCTTGACAAGATTGCAGGTTTGCGCGTGGCCACGAGCGATGTTGCTGCAACTTCGAGGGATCAAGGATTGGGGCACTGCCCCCTTAATCTGGACCGGCCCCAGACCCCACCATCATGCCAGCCCCCTCTGGTCGTGGACACTCCGGAAGAGAAATACGGCGTAAAGGTCACCTGGAGAAGACGATTTCACTTGGTCTCCTATCTTCGGGAGAGAGGGAAACTCAGTTTGAACCAGATTTTCGTGTCGAAGTCTGGGGAAGCTCTCAAGCCCTAGATTtgaccttcccctcccccactccctgtTTGACTCCCCTGCTGAGGAAACGTGTTAAGCATTTAGCCAACTTTAAAGctctgtataaatatataggcATTTTTCCCCCCTCAGGGCAGTTGGGCCACTGACCAGGGATTTAGACTGAGTAGGTTCCTTGTAGAGAAGTAGCCTCTGATCATATATTCTTTAACTGGTTAATGACCTTTAATCCAAACCTCTCAGTGGCTAGCTGTTCCAACAGTACTTGCTGCCTCCTCTTGTTTTCATTTGATGCTGCTGCTATTATCCATCTTTAACCTTAACGGAAAGCTCACACAAGTCAGTCTCTCACAAGGTGGTTagaaggacactctcaaggtatctttaagaactttagaattaattgtgCGTGAGAGAGGCTGATACAGGGCTGCCCAGTTtagtgtgccctcatcagagaagatgctgtgctctaagtgcaaagcagaattgaattagcctaGAAGAACCCTGAGAAGCACAACGTTAAAGCAGCTGCtctaaatgttcatatggactatttgtgttgGATCTATGGCAGAACATTCTgggcttgtattggtctgatcagccacaatctgACATACTGTAATTGGACTCtaaatgtcattttggtcctcttcaagaagaaagGACCACAACCAACCAACCTTTGGAGATGTAAAGGGAAATAATAGGAACATCAGTTGGAGCTTTTTGTGGTTTTCCAGTTCTTTTGGAAATCCCCTAATCATCAAgggaaattacttttttaaattttcagtgtagaCACAGGCTCTTCTGTACATCAGTTAATGGCTCCTTTCACCCTACATGCCAGTTCCTTGAGGACCAAGTAGactcttgtttttatctttttaactaGAACCTAACACAGCTAAAGAACtgagcaggcacttaataaatgtttgttgaatggcaaaaggaactgaaaataaaaacaatctccttcccctcttccccttccctattTGATTCTTCAGCCTTCAAGTCAGTCTCCTATCTAACACTGATTGGCACATTACATGGGCccaataaattctatttttgataGTTAGCATGGATGTTTGAAGATATTAAAGTGCCaacatggaaataaaaaaaaagtggagtTTGGGatgatagaataaaaaatatcttGATAGATTTAGAGAAGTCTCTGGGGTTTGGGAGGGAGAACCTGTTGGGAAAGATAGTATCAGTGTTTGGGAGAAAGTTCAGTGGAGTTAGAAGAAGGCAATAAAGAAGAATGTATTCTATTGCATGAATGGTCATAAACCagtagaatatttttgttcttctaaatttgCTAAGGAAGTCTCAACATCAAGAAAACAATGTTCatttaagaaagattaaaaaaaaattcttagatcAGGTACCCTTCTTTTAGTTTTGGAAAATCTGGCCATCTTATGGTGATGTTCTAGATACCCATAGGGTAAATTATTGAACAATTTAAAGTGGGCTTGGAAAGACAATATGATTTGA includes:
- the LOC127562037 gene encoding RAD9, HUS1, RAD1-interacting nuclear orphan protein 1-like, producing the protein MPRRKKSNSPSRKAQLSFLERPLEGPKLGGGSPRPCPAPSRIVPRRPINPEARLAWVSPQFKKPPGSWLPVGRKPQPPSRRSLPFQVGGSSRRRRRRWRRFHWLPPLPLKSLHHGPGTNPGSETSFREASTRQNAPRLDGAEEAGRPPTLPPNPRSCDPLQPDPLDKIAGLRVATSDVAATSRDQGLGHCPLNLDRPQTPPSCQPPLVVDTPEEKYGVKVTWRRRFHLVSYLRERGKLSLNQIFVSKSGEALKP